The following coding sequences are from one Shewanella eurypsychrophilus window:
- the hpf gene encoding ribosome hibernation promoting factor — MQINLTGHHIEITTSLRQYVEEKFTKLERHFDQINNVQVILNVQKMQQKAEAKLHLAGAEVFAASQNADMYAAIDSLIDKLDRQVIKHKEKLTKH; from the coding sequence ATGCAAATAAACCTAACTGGACATCATATCGAAATCACCACATCACTAAGACAATATGTTGAAGAAAAGTTTACTAAGCTTGAACGACATTTCGATCAGATCAATAATGTGCAGGTTATTTTAAATGTTCAAAAAATGCAGCAAAAAGCAGAAGCCAAACTTCACCTAGCGGGTGCAGAGGTTTTTGCAGCGTCTCAAAACGCAGACATGTATGCCGCAATCGACTCCCTGATAGATAAGCTAGACCGTCAGGTTATTAAACACAAAGAGAAGCTGACAAAACATTAA